The genomic region AAGAGACCGAGACCCACGATCACGCACATGCCCTGGATGATCCAGAAGCGGACCACGACAAGGACTTCGGACCACCCCTTGAGTTCGAAGTGGTGCTGCAGCGGTGCCATCCGGAAGACGCGCTTCCCGGTCAGCTTGAAGGAGCCGACCTGGATGACGACCGACATGGTGATGAGGACGAAGAGGCCGCCGAGCAGGGCGATCAGGAACTCCGTGCGGGAGCAGATCGCCAGACCGGCGAGCGCGCCGCCCAGCGCCAGCGAGCCGGTGTCACCCATGAAGATCTTGGCGGGCGAGGTGTTCCACCACAGGAAGCCGAAGCAGGCGCCCATCAGGGCGGAGGCGACGACCGCGAGGTCCAGCGGGTCGCGCACCTCGAAGCAGGCGCCCGGGTTGGTCAGGTCCTGCGCGTTCACGCAGGACTCCTGGTACTGCCACACGCCGATGAAGGTGTAGGCGCCGAAGACCATCACCGCCGCGCCGGTGGCCAGGCCGTCCAGGCCGTCGGTCAGGTTCACGCCGTTGGACATCGCCAGGATCATGAACAGTGCCCAGACGACGAACAGCACCGGGCCGATCGACCAGCCGAAGTCCGTGACGAACGACAGCCTGGTGGAGGCCGGGGTCAGCCCGCGCGAGTCGGAGAACTGGAGCGCGAGCACCGCGAAGGCGATGCCGACGATCAGCTGTCCGGCCATCTTGGCCTTGGCCCGCAGACCCAGCGAACGCCGCTTGACGATCTTGATGTAGTCGTCCAGGTAACCGACCAGGCCCATTCCCGCCATCAGGAACAGGACCAGCAGACCCGAGAACGTGGGCTCGCTGGAGGTGATCACCTTCGTCAGGGCGTACGCGATGAGCGTGGCCAGGATGAAGGAGATACCGCCCATGGTGGGCGTGCCCTTCTTCCCGGCGTGGCCGCGGGGGCCGTCGTCACGGATGAACTGGCCGTAGCCCTTGCGGGCCAGCAGCTTGATCAGCAGCGGCGTTCCGACAACGGTCAGGAACATGCCGATGACACCGGCGAACAGGATCTGCCTCATCGGTCGGCGACCTCGCCCTCGCGCTCAAGGAGCGCCAGCGCGACCCGCTCCAGGCCGATCGACCTGGAAGCCTTCACCAGCACGACGTCCCCCGGGCGCAGTTCACTGCGCAAAAGGTCCACCGCCGCCTGCGCGTCGGACACGACCACCGACTCCTCACCCCACGAACCCTCGTTATATGCGCCCAGTTGCAGCCAGGACGCTTCCCGGCCCCCGACTGCCACGAGCTTGCTCACGTTGAGCCGGACGGCAAGCCGTCCCACCGCGTCGTGCTCGGCCAGCGATGCGTCACCGAGTTCGGCCATGGGGCCGAGCACCGCCCACGTGCGCCCCCCGTTCGCCCTGGCGGCGCCGCCCATCGCGGCCAGCGCTCGCAGAGCGGCCCGCATGGACTCGGGATTCGCGTTGTAGGCGTCGTTGACGATCGTCACGCCGTCGGCCCGCTCGGTGACCTCCATCCGCCACCGGGACAAGGTGCCCGCTCCGGATAGCGCGGTGGCGATCTCCGAGGTGGACATGCCCAGTACATGGGCCACGGCGGCAGCGGCGAGCGCGTTCGACACGTGGTGCTCACCGTACAGGCGCAAGGTCACATCGCTGCACCCGGTCGGTGTGTGGAGTGTGAAGGCGGGCTGTCCCCCGGGGGTCATCCGTACCTCGGTGGCCCGGATGTCGGCGTCGTCGGCCTCGCCGAACAGGACCGTACGGGCCTTCGTACGGGCGGACATGGCGCGCACGAGCGGGTCGTCGGCGTTGAGGACGGCGACTCCGCCCTCGCTCTCCGCGGGAAGGGCTTCCACCAGTTCGCCCTTGGCCTGCGCGATCTGCTCGCGGCCGCCGAACTCGCCGATGTGGGCGGTCCCGACGTTGAGGACGAGCCCGATGCGCGGCGGGGTCAGGCCGGTGAGGTACGCGATGTGGCCGATCCCGCGGGCCCCCATCTCCAGTACCAGGTGCCGGGTTTCGGCGGTGGCCTTCAGGGCGGTGAGCGGCAGGCCGATCTCGTTGTTGAGGGAGCCCGGGGTCCACACGGTGGGCGCGTGGGCCTGGAGCACCTGCGCGATGAGGTCCTTGGTGGAGGTCTTGCCCGCGGAGCCGGTCAGGGCCACCACGTCGGTGCCGAGGCGCCCGACGACGGCCCGCGCGAGGGCGCCGAGCGCCTTCTCCACGTCGGGGACGACGATGGCGGGTACGCCGACCGGCCGGGCCGCGAGGACGGCCGCGGCTCCGGCGGCGACGGCGCGCCCGGCGTAGTCGTGGCCGTCGACGTGCTCGCCGTCGAAGGCGGCGAACAGGCTGCCGGCCTCGACCTGGCGGGAGTCGATGACGACGGGACCGCTGATCTGCACGGACGGATCCGGTATGTCGTGGGGCCGCCCGCCGGTGATGTCGGCGATCTCGGCGAGGGAGAGGGCGATCACTGGTTCACCTCGGCCTGTCGGGCATTGCGCTGCTGTGTCTCGATGGCCGCGCGGAGCACCTCGCGGTCGTCGAAGGGGCGTACGACGCCCGCGGTGTCCTGGCCCTGCTCGTGGCCCTTGCCCGCCACCAGTACGGTGTCGCCGGGCCGGGCGAGCGCGACGGCGGCGGCGATGGCCGCGGCCCGGTCGGCGTCGACGAGGACGGCGCCGCGTTCGGCGGGCGGTACGGACACCGCGCCCTCGAACATCGCGGCGAGGATCGCGAGGGGGTCCTCGGAGCGCGGGTTGTCGGAGGTCAGGACGGCCACGTCGGCGAAGCGGGCGGCCGCGGCGCCCATCGGGGCGCGCTTGGTGGTGTCGCGGTCGCCGCCGCAGCCGAGCACGATGTGCAGCCTGCCCTCGGTGACCTCGCGCAGGGCGCGCAGGACCGATTCGACGGCGTCGGTCTTGTGCGCGTAGTCGACGACGGCCAGGTACGGCTGTCCGGCGTCGACCCGCTCTAGCCGGCCGGGGACGCCGGGGACCGCGGCGACGCCGTCGGCGGCGGTCTGCGGGTCGAGGCCGGCGGCGGCGAGGGTGACGATCGCGGCGACGGTGTTGGCGACGTTGAACGGGCCGGGCAGCGGCGCGGTCGCGCGTACGCGCCGTCCTTCGGGGCCGACCAGGGTCAGGGTGGAGCTCGCGGGTCCGAACACGACGTCCTCGGCGCGCCAGTCGGCGGCCGGGTCGCCCGCGGCGGAG from Streptomyces sp. NBC_00190 harbors:
- the mraY gene encoding phospho-N-acetylmuramoyl-pentapeptide-transferase gives rise to the protein MRQILFAGVIGMFLTVVGTPLLIKLLARKGYGQFIRDDGPRGHAGKKGTPTMGGISFILATLIAYALTKVITSSEPTFSGLLVLFLMAGMGLVGYLDDYIKIVKRRSLGLRAKAKMAGQLIVGIAFAVLALQFSDSRGLTPASTRLSFVTDFGWSIGPVLFVVWALFMILAMSNGVNLTDGLDGLATGAAVMVFGAYTFIGVWQYQESCVNAQDLTNPGACFEVRDPLDLAVVASALMGACFGFLWWNTSPAKIFMGDTGSLALGGALAGLAICSRTEFLIALLGGLFVLITMSVVIQVGSFKLTGKRVFRMAPLQHHFELKGWSEVLVVVRFWIIQGMCVIVGLGLFYAGWAADK
- a CDS encoding UDP-N-acetylmuramoyl-tripeptide--D-alanyl-D-alanine ligase; the protein is MIALSLAEIADITGGRPHDIPDPSVQISGPVVIDSRQVEAGSLFAAFDGEHVDGHDYAGRAVAAGAAAVLAARPVGVPAIVVPDVEKALGALARAVVGRLGTDVVALTGSAGKTSTKDLIAQVLQAHAPTVWTPGSLNNEIGLPLTALKATAETRHLVLEMGARGIGHIAYLTGLTPPRIGLVLNVGTAHIGEFGGREQIAQAKGELVEALPAESEGGVAVLNADDPLVRAMSARTKARTVLFGEADDADIRATEVRMTPGGQPAFTLHTPTGCSDVTLRLYGEHHVSNALAAAAVAHVLGMSTSEIATALSGAGTLSRWRMEVTERADGVTIVNDAYNANPESMRAALRALAAMGGAARANGGRTWAVLGPMAELGDASLAEHDAVGRLAVRLNVSKLVAVGGREASWLQLGAYNEGSWGEESVVVSDAQAAVDLLRSELRPGDVVLVKASRSIGLERVALALLEREGEVADR